From one Candidatus Moraniibacteriota bacterium genomic stretch:
- the secG gene encoding preprotein translocase subunit SecG, with translation MKFITIAQIVVSILLSISILLQNRGSGLSTAFGGDFGGYYTKRGMEKFLFYASSSLGVIFIILALAIIWISNN, from the coding sequence ATGAAATTTATAACCATTGCTCAGATCGTTGTTTCTATTCTGCTTTCAATTTCTATTTTGCTCCAGAACAGGGGCAGCGGACTCAGCACTGCATTTGGAGGAGATTTTGGAGGATATTATACCAAGCGGGGAATGGAAAAGTTTCTTTTCTATGCATCTTCATCTCTGGGAGTTATATTCATAATCCTGGCTTTGGCCATAATCTGGATAAGCAACAATTAA
- a CDS encoding glucose-6-phosphate isomerase family protein, which translates to MDIDFKNVPKHYAARTHEKMQDVLMDPAGKGPAVHYYMIRGGSDQRNITVWEPGTISGEYIKTYGHYHVGNLSETYWIIFGEGVALVQKLKKDSNGQMIADEVEEFKAIPVKAGDKVFMSPEEGHLVVNTGKTYFVTADDSPVDFEDRDPASFPGHADYELVKKARGFAYYVIEHGGKPVLKKNPFYKKIEKEDLGGLPIIG; encoded by the coding sequence ATGGATATTGATTTTAAAAATGTTCCCAAACACTATGCTGCGCGGACGCATGAAAAAATGCAGGATGTCCTGATGGATCCGGCCGGCAAAGGCCCAGCCGTCCACTACTATATGATCCGCGGGGGAAGCGACCAGAGAAACATAACCGTTTGGGAGCCGGGAACAATTTCTGGAGAATACATCAAGACATACGGTCATTATCACGTGGGAAATTTGAGCGAAACTTATTGGATTATTTTCGGCGAGGGCGTGGCTCTGGTGCAAAAATTGAAAAAAGATTCGAATGGTCAGATGATTGCCGACGAAGTTGAGGAGTTCAAAGCAATCCCGGTGAAGGCCGGCGATAAAGTGTTCATGTCTCCGGAAGAAGGCCATTTGGTAGTCAACACAGGAAAGACATATTTTGTGACGGCTGACGACAGCCCGGTTGATTTTGAAGACAGGGATCCTGCCAGTTTTCCCGGACATGCCGATTATGAATTGGTGAAAAAAGCCAGAGGCTTTGCTTACTATGTGATTGAGCATGGAGGAAAGCCGGTTCTCAAAAAAAATCCTTTTTACAAAAAGATAGAGAAAGAAGATTTGGGCGGACTGCCGATAATTGGATAA
- a CDS encoding peptide ABC transporter substrate-binding protein, with protein sequence MTLLLIAIAVSLIFWIGAFYKNLTKEIPKSGGEYNEGIVGQPLYVNPAISQTSEADSTLAQLIFSGLFKYDNDSKIAKDLAEDYSISDDKKEYKINLKKNVTWHDGEPLNAQDVFFTFNILQDPAYKSPLRQSLQGVEARVDDDYTIVFILKNQYSGFLENLTFGILPKHIWQDIAPEKFSLAEYNLHPIGSGPYMFSDMQKDADGTILTFKLVAFKNFYDGAPYISRINFNFYPDDSALMDGYNKKEVMSMASIPPQNIKDIKNSKSTKINRLAIPRYFAVFFNQTKSVVLADDNVRKALNLGVDREQIIKEILFGEGVALNSPFLPQMEGYDDDDIKTDTDKAQKILDDNGWSLDKDENVRKKNGTKLEFELVTTDWPEFVQTADMLKVQWEKLGARVNVKVMSVSDLQQNYIRSREYDSLLFGQGISFNPDLYSFWHSSFKNDPGLNLSSLDDKDADGLLESIRQEFDESKRKESYEKLQEIFSKEVPATFLYARYYIYPTNTKLKGMEVKNINNSQQRFTDVSKWYVKTKRVLK encoded by the coding sequence GTGACATTGCTGCTGATAGCCATTGCAGTGTCGCTCATTTTCTGGATCGGTGCTTTTTATAAAAACTTAACAAAAGAAATTCCCAAATCCGGAGGAGAATATAATGAAGGCATCGTCGGCCAGCCATTATATGTAAACCCTGCCATATCGCAGACCAGCGAAGCAGACAGCACTTTAGCCCAGCTCATTTTTTCCGGACTTTTCAAATATGACAATGACAGCAAAATCGCCAAGGACTTGGCCGAAGACTATTCTATTTCGGATGACAAAAAGGAATATAAAATTAATCTGAAAAAAAATGTGACCTGGCATGACGGGGAGCCGCTCAATGCCCAGGATGTTTTTTTCACCTTCAATATACTGCAAGATCCCGCATACAAAAGTCCGTTGCGCCAGAGCTTGCAAGGAGTGGAAGCCAGAGTGGATGATGACTACACCATTGTCTTCATATTGAAAAACCAATACAGCGGATTTTTGGAAAATCTCACCTTCGGAATTTTGCCGAAACATATCTGGCAGGACATAGCTCCGGAGAAATTTTCTTTGGCTGAATACAATTTGCATCCGATAGGTTCCGGGCCTTATATGTTTTCCGATATGCAGAAAGATGCTGATGGAACCATTCTGACTTTCAAGCTTGTGGCCTTCAAAAATTTTTACGACGGAGCTCCTTATATCTCAAGAATAAATTTCAATTTTTATCCGGATGATTCTGCATTGATGGATGGGTACAACAAAAAAGAAGTGATGAGCATGGCCAGCATTCCTCCGCAGAACATCAAAGACATCAAAAACAGCAAAAGCACCAAAATCAATCGGCTGGCAATTCCCAGATATTTTGCAGTTTTTTTCAACCAGACAAAAAGCGTGGTGCTGGCGGATGACAATGTGCGCAAGGCTCTGAATCTGGGAGTGGACAGGGAACAGATCATCAAAGAAATTCTTTTCGGAGAAGGAGTAGCTCTCAACTCTCCTTTTCTTCCGCAGATGGAAGGCTATGACGATGATGATATAAAAACAGACACAGACAAGGCCCAGAAAATTCTGGATGATAATGGATGGTCTTTGGACAAGGATGAAAATGTCCGCAAGAAAAACGGAACGAAACTGGAATTCGAACTGGTCACAACCGACTGGCCGGAATTTGTTCAGACAGCCGACATGCTCAAGGTGCAATGGGAAAAACTGGGAGCCAGAGTCAATGTGAAAGTCATGTCAGTTTCAGACTTGCAGCAGAACTATATCCGCAGCAGGGAATATGACAGTCTTCTTTTCGGACAGGGAATAAGTTTCAACCCCGATTTATATTCATTCTGGCACTCAAGCTTTAAAAATGATCCCGGGCTGAATTTGTCCAGCCTTGACGACAAGGATGCAGACGGACTTTTGGAAAGCATCAGGCAGGAATTCGACGAATCAAAACGCAAGGAATCTTATGAAAAATTGCAGGAGATATTTTCCAAAGAAGTTCCCGCCACATTCCTCTATGCCCGCTATTATATCTATCCTACCAACACGAAGCTGAAAGGCATGGAAGTCAAAAACATCAACAACTCCCAGCAAAGATTCACGGACGTGAGCAAATGGTATGTCAAAACCAAAAGAGTCCTGAAATAA